In Brachyhypopomus gauderio isolate BG-103 chromosome 11, BGAUD_0.2, whole genome shotgun sequence, a single genomic region encodes these proteins:
- the gal gene encoding galanin peptides isoform X2 has protein sequence MQKCFGSVCISLLLCAVLTETLGMVIAAKEKRGWTLNSAGYLLGPRRIDHLIQIKDTPSARGREELLGQYAIDSHRTLNEKHGLAGKRDTSLEDTFRSALRITDEDVVHTIIDFLSYLKLKEIGALENLPSSLTSDELSQP, from the exons ATGCAGAAGTGTTTTGGCAGCGTTTGTATATCACTTCTTCTTTGCGCAGTTTTGACGGAGACACTTGGAATGGTTATTGCG GCGAAGGAGAAGCGCGGTTGGACGCTCAATAGCGCGGGATATCTCCTCGGTCCTC GTCGTATTGATCATCTAATACAGATAAAGGATACTCCCAGTGCAAGGGGGAGAGAAGAGCTACTTGGTCAAT ATGCCATTGACAGCCACAGGACGCTCAACGAGAAGCATGGGTTAGCAGGAAAGAGAGACACATCTCTAGAGGACACCTTCAGATCTG CTCTGAGAATAACAGATGAAGATGTTGTCCATACCATCATAGACTTCCTCTCGTATCTCAAATTGAAAG AAATAGGTGCCCTTGAAAATCTGCCTTCTTCTCTGACCTCAGATGAGCTGAGTCAACCATAA
- the gal gene encoding galanin peptides isoform X4, whose product MQKCFGSVCISLLLCAVLTETLGMVIAAKEKRGWTLNSAGYLLGPHAIDSHRTLNEKHGLAGKRDTSLEDTFRSALRITDEDVVHTIIDFLSYLKLKEIGALENLPSSLTSDELSQP is encoded by the exons ATGCAGAAGTGTTTTGGCAGCGTTTGTATATCACTTCTTCTTTGCGCAGTTTTGACGGAGACACTTGGAATGGTTATTGCG GCGAAGGAGAAGCGCGGTTGGACGCTCAATAGCGCGGGATATCTCCTCGGTCCTC ATGCCATTGACAGCCACAGGACGCTCAACGAGAAGCATGGGTTAGCAGGAAAGAGAGACACATCTCTAGAGGACACCTTCAGATCTG CTCTGAGAATAACAGATGAAGATGTTGTCCATACCATCATAGACTTCCTCTCGTATCTCAAATTGAAAG AAATAGGTGCCCTTGAAAATCTGCCTTCTTCTCTGACCTCAGATGAGCTGAGTCAACCATAA
- the gal gene encoding galanin peptides isoform X1, with amino-acid sequence MQKCFGSVCISLLLCAVLTETLGMVIAAKEKRGWTLNSAGYLLGPRRIDHLIQIKDTPSARGREELLGQYAIDSHRTLNEKHGLAGKRDTSLEDTFRSGALRITDEDVVHTIIDFLSYLKLKEIGALENLPSSLTSDELSQP; translated from the exons ATGCAGAAGTGTTTTGGCAGCGTTTGTATATCACTTCTTCTTTGCGCAGTTTTGACGGAGACACTTGGAATGGTTATTGCG GCGAAGGAGAAGCGCGGTTGGACGCTCAATAGCGCGGGATATCTCCTCGGTCCTC GTCGTATTGATCATCTAATACAGATAAAGGATACTCCCAGTGCAAGGGGGAGAGAAGAGCTACTTGGTCAAT ATGCCATTGACAGCCACAGGACGCTCAACGAGAAGCATGGGTTAGCAGGAAAGAGAGACACATCTCTAGAGGACACCTTCAGATCTG GAGCTCTGAGAATAACAGATGAAGATGTTGTCCATACCATCATAGACTTCCTCTCGTATCTCAAATTGAAAG AAATAGGTGCCCTTGAAAATCTGCCTTCTTCTCTGACCTCAGATGAGCTGAGTCAACCATAA
- the gal gene encoding galanin peptides isoform X3, which produces MQKCFGSVCISLLLCAVLTETLGMVIAAKEKRGWTLNSAGYLLGPHAIDSHRTLNEKHGLAGKRDTSLEDTFRSGALRITDEDVVHTIIDFLSYLKLKEIGALENLPSSLTSDELSQP; this is translated from the exons ATGCAGAAGTGTTTTGGCAGCGTTTGTATATCACTTCTTCTTTGCGCAGTTTTGACGGAGACACTTGGAATGGTTATTGCG GCGAAGGAGAAGCGCGGTTGGACGCTCAATAGCGCGGGATATCTCCTCGGTCCTC ATGCCATTGACAGCCACAGGACGCTCAACGAGAAGCATGGGTTAGCAGGAAAGAGAGACACATCTCTAGAGGACACCTTCAGATCTG GAGCTCTGAGAATAACAGATGAAGATGTTGTCCATACCATCATAGACTTCCTCTCGTATCTCAAATTGAAAG AAATAGGTGCCCTTGAAAATCTGCCTTCTTCTCTGACCTCAGATGAGCTGAGTCAACCATAA